In the genome of Metabacillus litoralis, the window AATTTCGACTTGGAGCATTTACAGGACCAAGATCTTTCCCTTCGATTGATACGTCTGTTCTAGCACTTCCAAGGAAATCAGCGACATGAACCTTTACAGCATACAATCCATTTGGTACATCCACTTTGAATTCCCAGCCATTGTTAAAATATCCTAGCCAATCACGCGTTACATCTCGAAGTGGTGTATCTCCATCTCCACGGTCACGTGTAATCATACCTGTGTTATCTTTAATGCCATATCCTCTTTCTTCGGTATATACAGTATTAAGATCAACATTCGTATACCCTTCAGCAACAGGACTACCAACTGGTCCGAAGTCAAACTTTAAGTTTGCTTCTTTTGTTTTAATTTCAACAACATCTGAACGCTCGGACTCTCCTTTTCCGTTTACAGCAACCACTTGCAGATGATAGGTTTTTCCTTCATCCATACCTGATAAGCTGATTCTAGGAATAGTTGAGGTACCAGCTAAAACATAATTTTCTTCAGTTGAGAGTTTACGATAAATTTTATAAATATCGGTATTCTCTACTTCATCCCATGTTAACACTGCCCCGGCATTACTGATGCTGTTTGCTGTTACACCAGTAGGTTTGTTTGGAACATTTGCTGGAAGCTCAACATCTGTTACATATGAAGCTAGCGGACTACTTAACTCTTTAATTCCAGACGATAGAAGGCGTGCAATTTGAATCGCTCCATACTCCTGGAAGTGCGTATTATCTTGTGAGCCATTTGGAAATGCTTGATAAATTCCTGGTTCTGTATGAAGGAATACAGAAAGAGTCCCAATAGGTCCAATAGAGTCATAATATTCACGGCTAAGTGTACTTAAATCAACCAACTCTACGTCTAGTTCTGCTGCCACTTCTTTCATACCTTCTACATATTCAGGAAAACTCACATTGAAAATGCCAGTATCTGGATTGAAATCACGTCGGCCAACAGGTGTAACTAAGATTGGAGTGGCACCACGTTGGCGGGCTCCATTGATATAGGTTTTTAAGTAATTTTTATAATCCGGAACTGATGCATATCGCTCAGGTCTGCTGATCGTTGCATCGTTATGTCCAAATTGAATAAGAAAATAATCATCAGGACGGATTTTCGTCAAAATATTATCTAATCTTCCTTCGAAAATAAACGACTTAGAACTTCTTCCTCCAATCGCATGATTGTCGAATAGAATGTCATCATTAAAGTAGCGTGGAATCATCTGACCCCAACCTGCTTCAGGCTTCCAATATTCATCATATGTTTGAACAGTAGAATCACCTGCAATATAGACGGTAGGCTTATCACCTGCTTCACGTTTAGCAAGCTTTTTAATAACAAGGCCATTAATTTTTGGATTACTTCCAGTTAACTCAACATTTAATTGTCCATCTACTAAAGCAATTGAAAAGCTGCGGTCTATAAATTCCCCTGCTGCAACAGGTGTATCCTGAACCTTTTGTATGATTTCAGCTTTCACACCTATATTAGTAGCTTCCTTCGAATCTCCGGCAATAACGGAAACAGTATAATCTCCATTTGGTAAATCTACATTAAAACTTGTTTCTTGTGTTGAAATGAAATCGGACTGTAAAGCATCAGAAGTGCCATTATCTCCTGAAACGACCTTGGATGGATCTTGAAAACCATATCCAATTTCCTCGCTATAAGAGGACTCCTCTGAAACCTTGCTATATCCATCTTTTACCGCACTTGATGAGGTTCCAAAATCAAATTTTTTCGTTACTACATTTTCCTCTGCCTTTGCAGCTTGAAAACTAATAGGAAAATTAGATAATACTAGCATGGCACTTAATAAGATTGCAGCCTGCTTCCTACCTCTTCTCTTACCTTTCATAATTTCACTACCTTTCGTTATTGAAAATAGTCGCCTTATGCCTTGTCGTGATGAACGTATCCCTCCCTTTATTCCATTTTGAAAACCCTTACAATTTTACATGATAGATGTTGTCAGAATTTTAAGATATATAAATTTCAGACATTCTCGTTTAAAAAACAGATATGATTTTTATGTAGTTCTTTATACCTCCCTATATTTCGCTGTATTGTAAATCCTTTTTCTTGGTAACTTTGAAAATATCATGACAAAAGGCTGATTAAAAAGTTAAACGTATAGGTATTTTGTTTACATCCCTTTTTTATATCATTTTCTGGTAAATCATCTCAAATTAATATTGGTTTAATCTCATTTTGAGATATATAATAAAACCAAGAAGTTCAGGAAAGGTTTACACAGCGTAACTTCTTTAAATTAGGAGGATGTAAAATGAGCCAACAAGCTAGAGATTTCAAAGTGAATGATTTACTAAAAAAACATAAATTCAACGAAAAAGAAATTGCTGAAATGGATGATTCACAAATCGAATATTTTCACTGGCTCTACTTTGAAGATTCTGTTTACGATTATATGTAAGTGTTAATATAGTAGATAATGAAGCTATTGTGCTCTGGCACAATAGCTTTTTTAGTTTTAAATTAATAATTTTGGTCTTTGTTGTGGATATGAAGACCATTTGCGGTGGTATTGATCGGAGTTTTGGTCTTCATCGAGGTTATGAAGACCATTTGCGGTGGTTTTGATCGGAGTTTTGGTCTTCATGAAGGTTATGAAGACCATTTGCGGTGGTTTTGATTGGAGTTTTGGTCTTCATTGAGGTTATGAAGACCATTTGTGGTGGTTTTGATCGGAGTTATGGTCTTCATCGAGGTTATGAAGACCATTTGCGGTGGTATTGATCGGAGTTTTGGTCTTCATGAAGGTTATGAAGACCATTTGCGGTGGTTTTGATTGGAGTTATGGTCTTCATCGAGGTTATGAAGACCATTTGTGGTGGTTTTGATCGGAGTTATGGTCTTCATCACGGTTATGAAAACCATTAATAGCTGTTCCGAATAAAGTATTGGTTATCATTAACTCGATCAACGACAGTACAACCTCTTCCCTTCCCTCATTCGTTGTTCATTATCCGACAGGACGTGCTTTACCCATCTAGCTTTGTAAACAAGTAAGACTACTATTCTCTTTAAACAAATGAAAAAAGACCAGACCCCCAGTTAACTAGATAACTAAGATTCCGGCCCTGAATAGATTCATTTTCTCAACTTCACACCATGCTTTTCTTCATACATCCTTTTATCTGCTACACTATATAGTTCATCCATGATTTCTCCATCAAGAGGATAACGACTAATACCAATACTAGCCGAAAGAGTTATTTGTTCTGAATCTGATCGTTTCATGGGGATAGCTAATTGCTTGCGGATTTGTTTGATAATGGATTCTGTTTTATCAATCGTTAGTAATAAAACAAATTCATCACCGCCTAGTCTTGCGGTATGATGCTCATTTCCAGCTGCTTCTTGTAAAATTGTTGCAAGGTATCGTATCGCATGATCACCTGCTTGATGACCTAATGTATCATTTATTTTCTTTAATTTATTAAGATCTAGCAAAACAAGGTCAAACATTTCTTTTCTGCTTATAAGCTCTTGAATTTTCATCTCAAAAGCAGCACGGTTTGATAAGCCTGTTAAAGTGTCATGATATGCAAGATAATTCTCATGCTTCACCTTGTTTCTGGCTTCTGTAACATCTTTTACAATAACAAACTGAAGTGTTTTTCCTTCTAGTAAAATAAAATCGGAGTCAAACGATAAAATTATTTCTTGCCCTTCTTTATTCACAAATGTTAGTTCTTCGTTTGTAAGTCTAATTCGTTTTTGAAAAAATGTTTGATGTGCTTTTATAAACGTTTCCTTATCAACTCCACTTAAAAAAGTTAGGATCGAATTTTGAATAAGTTCCTTGTTACTAACACCTAAATAATTGGATACCTGAGGGCTAGCCTCATGAACAATCGCATCTTCATCCATAAGGAGGATCCCAAGTGGAGATCGCTGAAACAAGATGTTATATCGTTTCTCATACGATGATAAATAATCATATTTTGCCATACTAAGGAAAATGGCGTATGCCCAAAATAATGAACCGTGCGGAATCAAGAAAGTGATAAAATTAAATTTCGTATGCTGTAAAAGAATGGAGCCCACTAGCATCGTTATTGTCCATACAAAAAATGAGAGCATTCCTCTGAACCATAGTTTTGCTGCTTGATTTCCCTTTTTCATTTCCTTTACGGCTAAGAATAGGTTTACAGCAAGATAAGCAAAATCAACAATCCATAATATAATTAAGCCAGGACCCGGAATAAATGAATTTTCAACCTCTTTTAACATCCATGAATCAATTGGAATCGTTGCGATCATAACTATTCCTGGAATAAATAATAGCTTAAAGAATTTCCCGTTTTTTCCCTTATACATATTTGCATTCATTAAAATGAGATGTAAGGATAACAAAGCACCAATGGCTATAGATCCATTTATCCAATAAACAACAATTTCATTAATATATTTAGGAAAAATTAGGGAAGCAGTAAATACTCCGGAAAACCAGAGAGACGAAGATAGAAATAATAAGCTACATGTCATATGCTTCGAACTGTGGCGATTATGACTATAGACCATACCTGCCAGAAAAATAAAGATTGTTGCCGGAATAAGATACATTATACTAAAAAATAAAATTTGCAGAGTCCTCACCTACTAATTATCGCTAAATGGTGTTAAAACCTGTCGGCACTAACCATATATCCCTCTAAGAAACCGATTTAATTAAACAAGTTAGTTGAATATTCTTAGAATCTCATTACAAGAAAGCCAACACAAAACAAAAAAACTGCTTAGCACAGCAGTTTTATGTAAAGATATGTAACCCGGCTGTCGTGCTGTGCGTAGACCCGTGGCTTTGCGTCCTATGCTTTCACATAGTTTGCCAAAAAATATTCTTTTAAAGTAGTATAGTCTATTATTACTAGAAATGAAATAGCTATTTTTTTACATATATGAGTCCTCTTTACCATAATTAACTAAGAGTATAGCGAACGATGTCGAATTGTTATTGTTTACTTCACAATGGTTACGACTTATTATTAAGTCAAAGATAAATAATCAACGTTGAGTAAACAATATTAAATATCGAGGGAGAATGATTAAATGGCGTATATTAAAGCGGATAATATCCAAAAAAGCTATGGTAATAGAAAGGTTGTAAATGGTATTACACTTGACATTAAGAAAAATGAAATTCTTGCTGTAATTGGCCCTAATGGTGCCGGAAAGTCAACAACCATTGAAATGATCGTTGGGTTGCGGAAAGCTGATCAAGGAAACGTTAGGTATTGGGATGAAAAATATAAAACACAAATTGGCGTTCAACTTCAATCTGTTCCCTTCTTCCCTGGCTTAACCGCACTTGAGAATTTACAGCTGTTTGCAGCATTTTATAAAATACAGTTATCAAAGGAAGAAACAATGGAATTGCTAACTCAATGTGGCTTAGCCGACTGTAGTCATACCGATGCATCAAAATTATCTGGTGGTCAACAAAAAAGATTGGCGATCGCTGCAGTACTTGTTCATGATCCTACCATTGTCTTTCTAGATGAACCTTCAGCTTCATTAGATCCAAGGTCACGATTAGACATCCATCAAATCATTCGCAACCTTCATACAAAAGGAAAAACAGTTGTGTTTAGTTCGCATGATATGGATGAAGTTATCAAGCTAGCAACAAGAATCATCATGATCGATCAAGGTCGAGTTATCGCTGAAGGTGATGCTTTACACTTATGTGAAACATATAAAGTCAACAATCTTGATTCGCTTTATTTAAAACTCACTTCGAAGGAGGAAGTAGCATGGTAAACACAATTTTTCGATCCATGTTAGTGACATCATTAAGAGATAAAATTACGTTGTTCTATTCATTTATGTTTCCACTTGCCCTCATCATTGGATTAGGATTTTATTTCAATGATGGTGAAATGCCGGTCAAAATTGTTTCTGGAGTCACCGCTATTAGTACGATTTTTTGGGGTATGCAAGGAATTGCCTTTCAAGTTCATTTTCAACGAAATAAAGGCGTGTACAAATTTTTAAAGCTCACACCAATGCCAACGATGTTATTTGTTTCAATCATGATCCTTGCAAGAACAGTCATTGGGATAGTCGTGAACATGGTTGTTTGGGGATTTGGAATGTTGTTTTTACAAATTGATATTACCTTTGGTTCCTTCTTAACAACATTTCTACTAATTGTGATTGGCACCCTTTGTTTTACAAGTATAGGCTTTGTTATTTCAAACCTTGCGAACAATGAAGGACAAATCAATATGTTCTCAAACCTGCTACAATTACCGATGATTTTTATGAGTCAGTCGTTCTATTCGTTGCAAAACGCACCAGACTGGGTCAAAATAATTGGAAAACTGTTACCTTTTGAACATTACGTTAAAGGATTAAGAAACGCTATTACGTTAGATGGAAGCATTACTCTAGCACTCATCATCCCACTAGCTTTTATGATTGGCTCACTAGTCTTGTCTACTTACACATTCAAGTGGGAGTCGAGCACAACGACAATGAGTAAGAAATCAAAGAAGCTTGCCTAATCTTCTTTACCTCTTACATTGGATAATGCTATACTAATACTCAATATTGAGTATTTTGCGTTGAGGTGAAAGAAGTGGCACGTTTAATGGTATTAGGCATTCTACGAACAAAGCCAATGTCTGGCTATGAAATACAACAAGTTTTACAAGTAAGTCAAACAGATCGTTGGGCTGGGATCCTTCCTGGCTCCATCTATCATGCATTAAAGAAAATGGAAAAAGAAGAATTAGTAGAGATTGACTCAATGGAGCAAACAGGACATCGAACGAAGGCCATCTAC includes:
- a CDS encoding sensor domain-containing diguanylate cyclase, with translation MRTLQILFFSIMYLIPATIFIFLAGMVYSHNRHSSKHMTCSLLFLSSSLWFSGVFTASLIFPKYINEIVVYWINGSIAIGALLSLHLILMNANMYKGKNGKFFKLLFIPGIVMIATIPIDSWMLKEVENSFIPGPGLIILWIVDFAYLAVNLFLAVKEMKKGNQAAKLWFRGMLSFFVWTITMLVGSILLQHTKFNFITFLIPHGSLFWAYAIFLSMAKYDYLSSYEKRYNILFQRSPLGILLMDEDAIVHEASPQVSNYLGVSNKELIQNSILTFLSGVDKETFIKAHQTFFQKRIRLTNEELTFVNKEGQEIILSFDSDFILLEGKTLQFVIVKDVTEARNKVKHENYLAYHDTLTGLSNRAAFEMKIQELISRKEMFDLVLLDLNKLKKINDTLGHQAGDHAIRYLATILQEAAGNEHHTARLGGDEFVLLLTIDKTESIIKQIRKQLAIPMKRSDSEQITLSASIGISRYPLDGEIMDELYSVADKRMYEEKHGVKLRK
- a CDS encoding ABC transporter ATP-binding protein, encoding MAYIKADNIQKSYGNRKVVNGITLDIKKNEILAVIGPNGAGKSTTIEMIVGLRKADQGNVRYWDEKYKTQIGVQLQSVPFFPGLTALENLQLFAAFYKIQLSKEETMELLTQCGLADCSHTDASKLSGGQQKRLAIAAVLVHDPTIVFLDEPSASLDPRSRLDIHQIIRNLHTKGKTVVFSSHDMDEVIKLATRIIMIDQGRVIAEGDALHLCETYKVNNLDSLYLKLTSKEEVAW
- a CDS encoding ABC transporter permease, yielding MVNTIFRSMLVTSLRDKITLFYSFMFPLALIIGLGFYFNDGEMPVKIVSGVTAISTIFWGMQGIAFQVHFQRNKGVYKFLKLTPMPTMLFVSIMILARTVIGIVVNMVVWGFGMLFLQIDITFGSFLTTFLLIVIGTLCFTSIGFVISNLANNEGQINMFSNLLQLPMIFMSQSFYSLQNAPDWVKIIGKLLPFEHYVKGLRNAITLDGSITLALIIPLAFMIGSLVLSTYTFKWESSTTTMSKKSKKLA